The genomic DNA ATAGAATGTCGTTACTCTGTCAGAAAATAGTgacaattttatttataataataaaatctatTTTTTGAAAAGCTTAAAGTTTTTTGGTTTCTCATTGAGAGAAAACTTACTTTCCCACTAAAAGTTAATTaatgttttcattttatgcaTTTGGTTCGTGTTATTTGAGCCTATGCTCAAAACAATCTAGGGTTCGAGGATAGAAAAGAAGTTCATTTGGTAGAAAGCCATAAAACAACTTATATCGTCTCACATAAAGCAAAGTAATAATTTGGTTtagggtttattactataaatagcACAAAACTcagttttaagaaaaaaaattaaacgtCCATTGTGCAAACGTTCACTAttttcttaattaatatttcCAACAAAGAGTTGCTCTGATAAAGGGTTATGCATGTTGCAGCCATATTATCATACAAATTATGCAACACACACCTAATAATTATCTTTCCTATTTCTATGAACATACATGAGCTTACATACTTAAACAAAGAGGAGCTTTACAAATAACATCTCTTTAAGTGCCTCGGATTCCACATCCTGGGATGGGTTGATAGATAACATATCTTTAAGTGCCTCATGTTCCACATCCTAAAAACATATAGTAAGTGTTTCAACTAGCTCTTTCCACTAGGTGCAAGTGAGGTGGCTTCTAGAGGTGCGACGAGGTGCCCTTTGTGTTAGGATCTAATGCCTATAGTGTTGTGATATCGACAAGTGTACTTGTATTTTCAAAcagattggtttaataaaattctATTATTCTCATTAATATCTTTTGTATAATATCATTAACAGTTTTTGCACACAAAGTAAAATGTAAGCAAATTAGCTCTTTGATTATCtaacatttaattaatattaagttGTATTATATAGTTAGATCGTAATGCTAGAAggtaacttatattagtagataattTAAATGGTCCATAGTCTAATCAAAATTGAGTAAGTCGACTAAAAGACTActatgttgtctatcaagttcAAGTAGGGATATATCTTGCCTTAGGTATTGAAgtggatgactcccaaaagatagagacaaaGATGTGATTGTCTAGACTAATAGTACATCAAACAGGACCCAAGTAGAATAAATCCTAGGTATGTTTATGAATTTATTCtattgtgatgttcatagtgtgactTACCTCCATTGTTAGAAAGTGAtggattatgtatgcatgactcgttACTTTGATGTATTGAAAGTTTGAGTTCAATTGGTAATAGAGCTAAATACTGGTATATGATAGATGGAAAAGTAATGTGGCCACAAGTTATTTTTCTAGGACgaatgatttaattactatttgtcagtaattatttttttcattaaggaatattTAATGATtactatgagataaaataggatcatattgggtgaATAGATTTAACTCAAacagattaaggatatcctataagaGTAACATatatatgacaaggtcattggatgaacACTTGATaagtagctttcgtaatggtatataatagAGAGAGCTCAGTCATGGTGGTATTTTAGTGAAATGATTCCATGACTAAATAAATcgaaacttaattacaaattatttaagccctaattatatatgttcaatcaGTCTCTATGTTACCTTGGTATGACTTTGTATGGTTTGCAATAGAATCAACATGAATGAATGGAAACGAAAAATTGGAGAAATAGATCGCATGTATTATTATCCATAGTGAATGCGTTTTCTCATCTATGCAAGAGATGACttagatattaaattaatttctttgaattattatttaattattttcaattaaataactGAAGTTCAAAgtgaaaatttaattaatcataatGATCTTGGTGAACaagttaataaaattaattttctcatagattctattACAATTAAGTCATCATGactttaatataattataattggattgagaaaataatttaattaggaaattaattattattttaattaattaaataaacaatACTTTTagaatagaaaaataattattaggTTGGTAAAATTATGAGTTAATTTAAAGATCAGAGATATAGATAATCAATCCCTAATACGTGAGACAGGCCTAGAGACCCATCTACACAGCAAAAGGCGACAACCCTAGTGTTCATAGGGTGTCCCTGTCGCCACTATGTATCCTTAAATGGGATTGCttgtattttatattaaaataatattatttattcaccCTCGTTCAATTGAGACTCTTGTATTCTTCTCTATAGATAGAGAGTATTGGTTAGATCAAATAGATATCTCCTAAGCGTCAATACTCTATCAAAATCTAATGTGATTTACTTTTCCAAATAAATACTATATTTTGCGAGAGTTCATCTTTCGGTTTCTAACTGTTGAGAAAATTAATATTCCACTGGATATTAATTAAAGTTTTCATTTTGTAGAATTTATTCGTAAAATTAAAACTCACATTTAAGTAAACCAGAGTTCGAGATTAGCAGAGAAGCCTGTTTGGTTAAAGCCATGAAATGTTTAGAATTATCTAACTCAAAGGACAAGTATTATTTTTTGttagggtttattgctataaataacaAAACCacttaattttagaaattttttaatttttcactaTGCAATAAAAACTATTTCTAAATTGAATACTAATTCAAACTTTACCCTCTCATCCCTCTTTCAATATTGTATGATATAAAAAATCATATATCTCATCATAGAATTCAGATTGCAACATCTCTTATGTTAGACtaataatatttgaatttgagaaaAAACACTAATAATATTTCACATGCTATTATATATTtgcaaaaattaactaaaacatatataaaataaataatttttggcaaaatgcccttattttaaatatattggtTCGAGATTTATTATGTGAAATTATATGATTGAATCTTTGAGTACCCATTATTTTCTGCTTTCATGTGTGGGTTTTAGTCTAATTTACTAGTTATAATTCAAATTGTTTCAAGTTCTTAATACATTTGTGATATAATAATTTGATTCTACATTTTATTTACTCAAACAATCCATTTATGTTGTAATTGTTTAATACttataaatttttgaacatatatttatattataatactttttaaaaaagaaaataactgaaattcataACAAATTTTCCATATTCAAATTCCATATGCATTAAACACAGTAAATCTCATTCTAAGATTTCAGATTACAACATCTCTAATATTAATctataaaatatttgtatttcaATTTGAGTTAATTCATTTATGACTCTCActtctcaaattttaaaatattttaattatattcttaaattatcgatattatattaataaaattttttcgttattaaaattattaatttaactattaaataagATGTCacgatttaaaatgaaaattttaaaaaagtattGTAAAAATAACGATTTAGAGATTTTCAAAGcttttacaaaaattattattcACATTCCCTTTTcttcgattttattttatttttattttaaattttaaaaattatgcaACAacattttactttttcttttaaaatttttgttttaaattgtcATATAAGATTTTATATGTCATTCTAAATTAATGATTTTCAAAATTGTTTGAACATGATTGAATTAAAAAACAACTAAGGTATCGATATGTAGAAAGGCATTGAATTGTTTGACCCAAAAACCAGTACGAACTGGTTAGATTgggcaaaaaaaaaataaaattttgaaccgATCGAatcgaatttttaattttttttataaatgttttaatagtttatataatcGAACCAAATGAATCGATCTGAGCGACGAACCAATAGCTTGACCGGTTCGACCACCAATTTGGTTCTGAAAACCTTGATAATTTCAATAATGGAAGGACCCGATGAATATAACATCAATAGTTTATGAATGTATTTGAATGCTTTGAAGGTTGACGACCAATTTAAAATGAGAGTCATAGTTTGGGGATGTCTAGTGCAATTATCTCTTTGAATTTTAACCAAAAACTAATAAATTATTAGATAAACTGTAAAAATAGCCACTCAACTATGAGCATTCTTCTGTTTTAGTCACATaggtttaaaattttctattttaatcacCCATCCGTTAAATCACTAATAAAAACCGTTATTAttagcataataataaatttagccctttAATGTatacaaattctatcaatttagtttTAATTCTAAAACTTCAAAAATTTAATCAACTTTACAAATTCTGTCAATTTAGTttgattcttaaaaataaaaactttaaaaataaaaaatatatataaaacttcattttgtttaaaaatatataaattttataaaaatacatacaaaatcataaataaatgAATACCCATTTTTTCTaacatgaaatttatttattaaatatttttatgaataaaataaattttagaaatcacaAACAAAACTTGAACTAAAttcaaattttcctttttttagttttattttataaatataattcaattatCTTATGTTTAATATTGTTCCTTAATCTTCACCAAATTTGTCAAGCACTGAGAACCGCTTTCACTCACAACTAACGACACCACTAACCTTACtccaaattttttaattttcatatcCTCTATCATCGTAACTTCTTATTAAGCTATGGGCACCTACTAAGTATGTAAGACTTCATCTTCTCTTGTCTATCCCCAAATTTGACCACCATAAGGTTGTACCTAACCCAAAATCCCCAAATTTGCCCACCATAAGGTTGTATCTAACCCAAcctaaaaaaagggaaaaattgaaTCTGCTTAAGCATTATTCATGAGTTTTTccttaaattgttttatttatgaaattattattttaataaataaatttcatgttttgaaaaattattttctaaaaataagtattaatttatttataaatattttttatagttttatatgtattttatcaaaaaaatttctaatttttaagaATCAAAGCAAAATTAGTAAAATGTGTATAATTGagggttaaattttaaaatttctaaaattaaaaccaAACTGATAGAATTGGAATTGGaggctaaatttattataatattaataaaaaagatTTAATCGATAATTTAACGGATagtgaccaaaatataaatttctaTAACATTAGCaattaaaatagaaattttaaacCAATAATTCGGTGAAAATTTTATAGCTTACCCTAaactattatatttaaaaaaaaactaaaaacataTATAAAAGCAAAATAACTAAATTCGTGAAGTTTAAACTGAAATTCAGAACAAAATTTCCATATTCAAATCCCATATGCATTAACTGCAGTAAAACTATAATAATTCAACATCAAAACTCTCACATTTTCCTCTAAAAAAAAACCCATTTCCAATCTAAAACATCAACAAAAAAATTCTAATAAGAAGAACTCAATCAAACTAAACTTATTAAAATTATGAGATAAAACTCCATTAATTAACATAAGAATCAAAAGAGGGGAATCCCATCACAAAACCCTAAATTTCAATCTCCTTGAAGCTTGCTTACCACGATTTTCATGGATTCCTGAGTCTGATTCGTCATTAAACCACCCCACTGATCTCTGAGCCTCCAGCATTATCTGTGAAATACCtgcaaaaataaaaacaaattaagaatCTCAGtgcattaatttattatttaaagaactattaatattttaaaaaacaaattgTTTTTTACACAGATCATAATTTAATGGGAAAAAAAGCATAAAATCAGAAACCAATGAAATAACTAGAGGAAGAAGGGGATTACAAAACTAGGTTTTTTTTAACAGTAATCAAATGTATagattaaatcatcatttcaaacaaaattaaGAATTTACAAAAATGGGTTTGTTTTTTTCACAGATCATACTAAGAAAAAGTATAAAATCAGAAACGAATGAAAGTATTAGAGAAAGAAGGGATTCTAATTGCTATTTTTAATTTTGCCTTCTTGAACGGTTTGTTTATTGTGGCGGATGTCGTGGACGGTGGCGGAGATCTTCCAGTAAAGCGGACGGCAGACGTAGAAGAGAGCCAAGAGGATGAGCGCCGCCAGTACTATACGAAACGCCAGCTTTGATGTTGACGATGCCATTGATTTTATCGGTTCTTTTTGCTTTGATTTGGTGGAGACTTAGAAGATTTGTTCTTCTGaaagttaaaaaagaaaaaaattggagAAATTAAGTGACTGAAAAACTCaacaaaattaaacacaaaaagTTAGTAGTAAAACTAAAAACAATCAGCGAGAGATAATCCATTGATGCAGGAGATTATGCCACGTTAGCTTTGAAATATCCCCATGATATGAAATGCTTGTAATAAAATTCAAGTTCACCGAATGGTAATTTTATCCCTTTTTGGGCTGAtagttagatttttatttttattttaatgctgaatttgatatttaagtttttcatcttaattaattatttaattttaattttaatatttaattcagTATTTAAGATTTTTTCTCTCAATTaaacatttatatttttttctgGAGTATATGTTAAATATTCTTTATTCCACATTATTGATTTGTGTACTAAATTAAACATTGAAGGTAAATTTAGGTATCAAATTAGGATAAATAAAAACTTAAGCACTAACTTGAGACATGAGTCATGGATCAAAGCCTATAACGAATGCACACAGAATTACCCATAAAGGTCAAATGATTAAATAGGGCTTATTTAACCCACTTGAACTGCCCTAATTTGTTAGAATATATGAGGAAATTCATCTACTTAAAGCTTTGGTGGTCCAATGTAAACACTCCACCAACTTGTATTTTATCAAGGTAAATATTGTAATCCTAAAGGATGAGATTGTATAGTGTTTAAATTTTTTAAGACCCTTATCTTATAGATAGACTTTAATGTAACAACTTAATTTCAAGTGGTGTCGAAAAATGTGATTTTGGAATCTCATTTCGATAAATCGAGTCCATAAGGATGAGACATAAAGATTAACGAagttcatataaaaatatattaaagatcggttaagtaatttaattgaaaaattatttaattaaaattcaaggactaaatcaaaaatttCAATCGttattgagttttaatttagaaaatgttTGAAAACCTAGATAGCAAATATCCAAATGGCCAAGATAATTATTTATCCAATTATAAACATGAAATagtggatgatgatgatgatgaattcCACTAAATCTTAATTTTATAATTGAATAAGTAAACCTTAATCAATGAACTAATCATAAGTTAATTAAATGTTATGCAAATTATAAATAGCCAAATTAGTGGATGGAAAAATGACATTGTTATATCCAGATTTAGCTTAATAAACATTATTGGTATGAATTTTCTATACGAATATAATGGACTTTCTCTGCGAAAATTCTCTTTGTTAAGAAGCTGGTGCGGGTAACTCCTCCATAAAGGatataacttttaaaaaaaagtttGTTTTAGAGATAAATCTGATGAGGTGGGCAAGGATATTCTCGTTGATTCGACTGCTGGACTAGCTCTCTATTGGAAAGACAAATTATTGGGACAATCATCCAAAGCAAATAGAAGTGGTATAGAAGAAGGTGAAGATTTCGATCTAGTGGAAGGGGATATCCAAAAAACTATAGTTAATGGTATTCCTTCCATTGTTTTTTCAAAAAGGATCCACTAATTCCTCTAAAGGATATGGAAAATACAATGGTTTTAAAACTCCTTGGCTGAAACATCGGGTACTTTGTGCTACATAATAAGATTTGCAACATTTGGAAGCCATCATCTTCGTTTCAACTAATGGATATCGAAAATGGGTACTTCCTTGCTAAATTCCAAATTAAATTTGATTGCGAAAAGGTTCTCACTTAAAGTCCTGGGATTTTTTCGGTCAATACATGATGGTTCAATCGTGGACGATGTCTTTCAACCTATCACAATCATTCCCCAGCGTGGTTATGTCGTGGATTAGACTTCCGGGATTGTTAGGCTACATGTACAAATGTAAGATCCTCGTGGAAATAGGGGGAGTAATTGGAAGGGTGGCCAAGCTAGATATGAATACTGATAACAAGGTAAGAGGGCGTTTTGTCCGTATGGTTGTGTATCTCAATTTAGATAGACCTTTGGTTTTTCAAATTCTTATCAATGGCAGAATTCAACAAGTGGAATATGAATTTTTACCAATGGTTTTTTTTCACTGTGGACGTTATGGACATGTTAAGGAAGCCTACCTGCATGTACTGATCTTACCACTGGAAAGAAAACTCCAACATCTGGTTCTTCATCGGTTAGCAAGAATATGGCCACTGACAGAACAGGGGAGAAGAGCAAACCATTTGGGCCATAGATGTTGGTTGAGAACAAATCTCAATGCAAATCGAAGGAATCCCCACATTTGGGCACAAAAAATCAGGCAAAAAATATTGAAAGGATCTTGATTTAGGGCTTTAATTGATACGGACATAAATGAGGAAACTAATTCGACTACTATAAATGTAAGAAATTAGAGTAATGGAGGGAAAGAAATTGTGCCTGGAAATTCCCAAAAAGGAAGATCTTTGCAATGTAAATTGGATCAAATTGCTAGTGAGCCTCAGGTTGTCACCTTAAATGTTTTGGGCTTCAAAACCTCAGTAGATCAGTCCCAGATTAAAAGCCTGCTTAATGGAAAAATTAACAGGCCCAAATCATCCACTAATAAAATGGCTTATCTATCGAATTAACATTAGGTCAACTAAGTCTGCTAGAAAGGGTTTAGGGCCTTTGGTTACTTCTTCAGGCCAAAATATTGGGCAGGCTAGTGGGACTCTCGGGCCTAAGGATCACACCTTGGCAGATCGAGCTAAGGGGGTCAGTTTGGGGGATTAAGAAATATCACTTACATGGGGAAACGGGGACCTGGCCGCGCACGAGGGTTCTGTTGTTTCTAACCATTTTCTTGCTAATGGATGCGACGAACCTAACTCAGCAGCAGATTCACTGGTCAACATCGTCATTTCTGTTGCGAACGACGACCTTGATCCTACCAAACACAAGGCTGTTTC from Gossypium arboreum isolate Shixiya-1 chromosome 9, ASM2569848v2, whole genome shotgun sequence includes the following:
- the LOC108456018 gene encoding uncharacterized protein LOC108456018 produces the protein MASSTSKLAFRIVLAALILLALFYVCRPLYWKISATVHDIRHNKQTVQEGISQIMLEAQRSVGWFNDESDSGIHENRGKQASRRLKFRVL